The following proteins are encoded in a genomic region of Fusarium keratoplasticum isolate Fu6.1 chromosome 9, whole genome shotgun sequence:
- a CDS encoding DUF4048 domain-containing protein has protein sequence MPGFLFPLCVAHRCSFALFDDYHHLTQIHHRALASRAAVAAVAAARPRRRRAYRAPDTPFYNKRRRVLGVRSLQYCNLLECRRLDMASQQQQRQQQQAIRRRYSVADHLPSDMTIPSAFGSEMAPNSVNTAAALPRYAPTRDPAQGPKERHLNSFSHGHHDSSSSAPAMPPPPRKDDPVPFRRGHARAKSSVSSLNRQVNRLSLTLPIAPPTSDPSRPTPTSAHMSSVPPTPIDSGLTSPADANEFIIAIAAQERRVLELREELFRAEAELNSLKKRWTSQEKKGDQLPFEAFRSPVLPSEEEGGSNRRSADMERRKLLQQNQTPATPSRRRVLRGGHTRTLSLLSPAKPDVGFSLHQDRDHEFEPVRLPSIERRTAQLTNPHLAKRASWQPRSQQNAAVPQVFEDFKTGFKAFVEDIRQITVGDEPISGQTAQLGREPSRTQDTIRPNRPLRPKVSTVFEPPHTGNEVMEISDKSTTSTTGTKNKTEQTSRERSKTKSKPFSWQPLGFDALDDNDWSNWESPASSSKTSRWSGSTMGSGGLDDLSATSDDGEPIDSPSKKKSTGYETPLLSPKLEEILPNMVKGLSPSNLKRTATNLMDEWERSLTDPQYPHQSQNKENNA, from the exons ATGCCCGGTTTTCTTTTCCCACTCTGCGTCGCCCACCGTTGCTCGTTCGCCCTCTTCGATGATTATCACCACCTGACACAAATACACCACAGAGCGCTCGCTTCCAGGGCTGCCGTTGCTGCTGTCGCCGCTGCTAGACCGCGGCGTCGCAGAGCCTATCGAGCTCCAGACACTCCTTTCTACAACAAACGCCGGCGAGTACTCGGTGTCCGCTCCCTACAGTATTGCAACCTCCTTGAGTGTCGTCGTCTGGACATGGCTtcgcaacaacaacaaagacaacaacaacaagcaaTCCGCCGACGCTACTCGGTTGCTGATCATCTGCCTTCGGACATGACTATTCCCTCCGCCTTCGGTTCTGAAATGGCCCCTAATTCGGTCAACACTGCTGCTGCGCTGCCCAGGTATGCTCCCACTCGTGACCCAGCTCAGGGTCCAAAGGAGAGACACCTGAATTCCTTCTCACACGGCCACCACGACAGTTCAAGTTCAGCACCCGCAatgcctcctccgcctcgcAAGGACGACCCCGTCCCCTTCAGACGAGGACATGCCCGAGCCAAGTCCAGCGTGTCCAGTCTGAACCGGCAGGTCAACAGACTTTCACTTACTTTGCCAATTGCGCCCCCTACGAGCGACCCATCTCGGCCAACCCCAACCTCTGCACACATGTCTTCGGTACCCCCGACGCCTATCGACTCGGGGTTGACATCACCTGCTGACGCCAACGAATTCATCATTGCAATTGCTGCTCAGGAGAGACGAGTGCTGGAACTACGTGAAGAGTTGTTCCGTGCAGAGGCAGAGCTTAACTCACTCAAGAAGAGGTGGACTTcccaggagaagaagggcgatCAGCTTCCCTTTGAGGCATTCAGGAGTCCTGTTCTACCCtccgaagaagagggtggcTCAAACCGGCGTAGCGCCGacatggagaggaggaagctgctACAGCAGAATCAGACCCCAGCGACCCCCAGCCGACGAAGGGTCTTGCGCGGTGGGCACACGAGGACCCTTTCTCTGCTCTCGCCGGCGAAGCCAGACGTTGGGTTCTCGTTGCATCAGGATCGCGATCATGAATTTGAGCCTGTCAGGCTACCTTCAATAGAGCGCAGGACCGCTCAATTAACAAACCCACACCTAGCCAAGCGTGCCTCGTGGCAGCCACGCAGCCAGCAGAACGCCGCCGTCCCCCAGGTTTTCGAGGACTTCAAGACCGGCTTTAAGGCTTTTGTCGAGGATATTCGCCAAATTACCGTCGGAGACGAACCCATCAGCGGCCAGACCGCTCAATTGGGCCGGGAGCCATCCAGGACTCAGGACACGATTCGACCTAACCGACCTCTACGACCCAAGGTGAGCACGGTATTCGAGCCACCACACACCGGCAATGAGGTCATGGAAATCTCGGACAAATCTACGACATCGACTACGGGCACCAAGAATAAGACTGAACAGACCTCTCGAGAAAGGTCCAAGACTAAGAGTAAGCCATTCTCGTGGCAGCCTCTCGGATTTGACGCACTGGACGACAATGACTGGTCCAACTGGGAGTCGCcggcctcatcctcaaagacATCCCGCTGGAGCGGCTCTACCATGGGAAGTGGCGGTCTGGACGACCTGTCAGCCACTTCTGACGATGGGGAGCCTATTGACTCGCCATC caagaagaagtcgacCGGCTACGAGACGCCCCTACTCTCCCCCAAGCTAGAGGAGATCCTCCCCAACATGGTCAAGGGCCTCTCACCCAGCAACCTCAAGCGCACCGCGACAAACCTAATGGACGAGTGGGAGAGGTCCCTCACCGACCCGCAATATCCTCATCAGTCGCAGAACAAGGAAAACAATGCATAG
- a CDS encoding DNA polymerase alpha subunit B, whose amino-acid sequence MADADLQDRFSPNKPLEPDVLSELQSIMRLHSLSPEDLFFKWESYCIKLDTDAQIVTLEGLRNLKQSIQDELEKTQRQVHVKTERKVAATPRGGAKGGDVFGMLDGLVPSTPGSGGKLSRTLATGSAFKRKMETPKGLTSSPATGMSEQLKSMNGLPPTSFNDRANPGEVVEILNDRLAAAEPPIAPFSEPRVKLTAGSDQKKLGYKPLVMKISETSEILDDRIDSFMALIQEHHGLDEAAFGSAAAQSTTEVVAVGRIASDSTEGKLNAASLVFEMSRRAGMGLRVPLKMDHVRSWCFFPGQIVALRGTNASGAEFVVKEILDIPLLPNAASLPSALEGHRERLRGGPDAMEEDAEPTPLNVLFASGPYTADDNLDFEPLHALCTQAADTYADALVLTGPFLDVDHPLIATGDFDLPEEANFDPDTATMTTVFKYLVSPAFNHLVSSNPAITIILVPSVRDVLAKHVSWPQDSIPKKELGLPKAVRIVTNPMTLSINELVLGVSSQDILSQLRSEEVVSRGGPQPGGDLMERLCRYLVEQRHYFPLFPPTDRSRLPKTGTEEGIATGAVLDVSYLELGEMVNVRPDVMMVPSLLPPFAKVVESVLLINPGYLSKRRGAGTYARMTLHPPTVPDGGSEEMTGHQIFNRARVEIVRI is encoded by the exons atggccgacgcAGACCTCCAAGACCGCTTCTCCCCCAACAAGCCGCTTGAGCCCGATGTTCTCAGCGAGCTCCAGTCCATCATGCGTCTCCACAGCCTCTCACCCGAggatctcttcttcaagtgGGAGTCGTACTGCATCAAGCTGGATACCGACGCTCAGATCGTGACGCTCGAGGGACTGCGTAATCTCAAGCAGAGCATCCAGGATGAGCTCGAAAAGACACAACGACAGGTGCACGTCAAGACGGAGAGGAAGGTCGCTGCCACGCCGAGGGGTGGTGCAAAGGGTGGTGATGTGTTTGGGATGTTGGATGGATTGGTGCCGAGTACGCCAGGGTCGGGCGGCAAGTTGAGCAGGACGCTTGCGACTGGGAGTGCGTtcaagaggaagatggagacTCCCAAAGGGCTGACGAGCTCACCAGCCACTGGAATGAGCGAGCAGCTGAAGTCTATGAACGGACTCCC ACCTACGTCTTTCAACGATCGAGCGAACCCCGGAGAAgttgtcgagatcctcaacgaCCGCCTCGCCGCAGCCGAACCACCAATTGCGCCCTTCTCCGAGCCGCGCGTAAAGCTCACTGCCGGTTCGGATCAGAAGAAGCTCGGATATAAGCcattggtgatgaagatTTCAGAAACGAGCGAGATTCTCGACGACCGGATCGACAGCTTCATGGCACTTATCCAGGaacaccatggccttgatgaagcAGCCTTTGGCAGCGCCGCAGCCCAGAGCACCACCGAagttgttgctgttggccGGATTGCGTCAGATTCAACAGAGGGAAAACTCAATGCTGCGTCGTTGGTGTTTGAAATGTCAAGACGAGCTGGAATGGGTCTCAGAGTGCCCCTGAAGATGGATCACGTTCGCAGCTGGTGCTTCTTCCCTGGTCAGATCGTGGCTCTTCGAGGCACCAATGCCTCTGGGGCTGAAttcgtcgtcaaggagattCTCGACATCCCTCTACTCCCCAACGCTGCCTCTCTACCCTCTGCACTTGAGGGCCATCGCGAACGACTCCGTGGTGGACCCGAtgccatggaggaggatgcagAACCTACGCCCCTAAACGTCTTGTTCGCGTCTGGCCCATACACGGCAGATGATAACCTCGACTTTGAGCCTCTCCACGCTTTGTGCACTCAAGCGGCTGACACTTATGCCGATGCGCTCGTCCTCACTGGCCCATTCCTCGATGTCGACCACCCCCTTATCGCGACGGGTGACTTTGACCTCCCTGAGGAGGCCAATTTTGACCCTGACACTGCTACCATGACGACCGTCTTCAAGTATCTCGTCTCGCCTGCTTTCAACCACCTCGTCTCCTCAAACCCTGCAATCACCATCATTCTCGTTCCCTCTGTACGAGATGTGCTAGCAAAGCACGTCTCGTGGCCCCAAGACTCAATTCCTAAGAAAGAGCTCGGCCTGCCCAAGGCAGTCCGTATCGTCACGAACCCCATGACACTGTCAATAAACGAGCTTGTGCTTGGTGTCTCTTCACAGGATATCCTCTCCCAGCTACGCTCTGAGGAGGTGGTCTCTCGTGGCGGTCCGCAACCTGGTGGTGACCTGATGGAACGCCTTTGTCGCTACTTGGTTGAGCAGCGGCATTACTTCCCCCTATTCCCGCCTACAGATCGCTCTAGGCTTCCCAAGACAGGCACGGAGGAGGGTATTGCCACTGGCGCAGTGCTGGATGTGAGCTATCTCGAGTTGGGCGAGATGGTCAATGTGCGACCAGATGTCATGATGGTTCCCAGCTTGCTACCTCCTTTCGCAAAG GTCGTTGAAAGtgtccttctcatcaacccaGGTTACCTCTCCAAGCGTCGAGGCGCTGGTACATACGCACGCATGACGCTTCATCCTCCGACAGTGCCCGATGGTGGCAGCGAAGAGATGACGGGCCATCAAATATTCAACCGAGCTCGCGTTGAGATTGTGAGGATATAG
- a CDS encoding MFAP1 domain-containing protein, which produces MPPKRMTANPVKPARYRAGKPTGVESDSDSDASDSEAPAEPALPPPPKATSAGKISSNLGKVDLNARRKEAEAAEERRLAKEKAERLAAEEGFVTEEEEESEEEEDDDDEEESESEEESSEDEAPRRLMIRPKFIPKNQRGNVKDPAQQEEEARQAEEEARKKAADELVEEQIKKDLAARAAGKKHWDDDENEDSDVDTTDGLDPEAEEAAWRVRELKRLKRARAAIEEREKELAEVERRRNLTEEERQAEDEAFLAKQQEEKEGKGKMSYMQRYFHKGAFFQDEMKAAGLDKRDIMGSRIQDDVRNREALPEYLQRRDMAKLGRKGGTKYKDMRTEDTGRWGDIDGGRRRGGGGKFDEDERFRPDDDRFRPDERSAGGANAIPLGSRDDQRKGDRRDRDDGYRDRRDRDSYRSRDDSRRRSRSRSRSPRRDRDEHRSRRKRSTSRDDDRYESDKRRRVDAR; this is translated from the coding sequence ATGCCGCCCAAGCGCATGACAGCGAACCCCGTCAAACCGGCGCGTTATCGCGCCGGTAAGCCTACGGGGGTGGAAtccgactccgactccgATGCCAGCGACTCTGAGGCGCCCGCCGAGCCCGCGCTCCCTCCGCCACCGAAAGCGACCAGCGCCGGAAAGATCTCGAGCAACCTGGGAAAAGTCGACCTGAACGCGCGCAggaaggaggccgaggccgctgAAGAACGGCGACTCGCCAAGGAAAAGGCTGAGCGATTGGCCGCCGAGGAAGGTTTCGtgacggaagaggaagaagagagcgaggaagaagaggacgacgacgatgaagaggagagcgaatctgaggaggagagtaGCGAAGACGAAGCCCCGCGACGGTTAATGATCCGACCAAAGTTCATCCCCAAGAACCAGCGAGGAAACGTAAAAGACCCCGCCCaacaagaggaagaagctcgccaggcagaagaggaagcgcGTAAGAAGGCCGCCGACGAGCTAGTCGAAGAGCAGATCAAAAAGGACCTCGCCGCGCGCGCAGCGGGCAAGAAGCACTgggacgatgatgagaacgAGGATTCAGATGTGGACACGACCGACGGGCTGGAccctgaggctgaggaggctgcctGGCGCGTCCGTGAGCTCAAGCGCCTCAAGCGCGCGCGCGCTGCTATCGAGGAGcgcgagaaggagcttgCAGAGGTGGAGCGACGGCGCAACCTGACTGAGGAAGAGCGGCAGGCTGAGGACGAGGCGTTCTTGGCTAAGcagcaagaagagaaggagggcaagggtAAGATGTCGTACATGCAGCGGTACTTCCACAAGGGCGCCTTCTTCCaagacgagatgaaggctGCTGGCCTGGATAAGCGAGACATCATGGGCAGTCGGATTCAGGACGACGTGCGGAACCGCGAGGCGCTGCCAGAGTATCTGCAGCGTCGCgacatggccaagctggGTCGCAAGGGCGGTACCAAGTACAAGGACATGCGCACCGAGGATACAGGTCGCTGGGGCGATATTGATGGTGgtcggaggagaggaggagggggcaAGTTTGACGAAGATGAGCGATTCCGCCCAGATGATGATCGTTTTCGACCCGACGAGCGGAGCGCAGGAGGCGCAAATGCCATCCCCCTCGGCTCGCGCGACGATCAGAGGAAGGGTGATCGACGAGACAGAGATGATGGGTATCGGGATCGAAGAGATAGGGACTCGTATCGTTCAAGGGACGACAGTCGAAGGAGGTCACGGTCGCGATCACGGTCACCGCGTCGTGATAGGGATGAACATCGCAGTCGCCGGAAGCGCAGTACATCGCGCGACGACGACCGGTACGAGAGTGACAAGAGACGCAGAGTGGATGCCAGGTAG
- a CDS encoding Mannan endo-1,6-alpha-mannosidase, whose protein sequence is MRALLRKATAVLGFTTAVTGLEITFDDEKSVKSAASTVAYGLMKYYTGNNTGDVPGNLPDPYYWWEAGALFGTMIDYWWLTGDSSYNDITKQALVHQAGDTNDYMPENQTLTEGNDDQGFWAMAVMSAAEHKFPDPPDDKPGWLALTQAVFNEYVSRWDSKHCSGGLRWQIFTFNTGYDYKNSISNGCFFNIAARLARYTGNDTYAEWAEKIWDWEVKAGLITDELQVFDGVTIGETNCSSTDTNQWTYNAGIYMHGAAVLYNITESDTWKKRVDGILTNINKKFVKNNIIYEQFCEPSKQCNQDQQNFKGFLARWMAATTQMAPHTYDSVAKLLLSSAKSAVGVCNGSPATGYRGPAGTACGFSWLTGTYDGTVGVGPQMSALSIFMYTLVDKVSSPVTKKTGGTSKGDPNAGDTTTGDRDGKKTYSAITMTDKAGAGIITFLIAAGVICGTAFTVI, encoded by the exons ATGAGGGCACTCCTACGGAAAGCGACTGCGGTGTTGGGCTTTACAACGGCAGTGACGGGCCTCGAGATAACATTCGATGACGAGA AGTCTGTCAAGAGTGCTGCTAGCACTGTCGCGTATGGCTTGATGAAATACTACACGGGAAACAACACTGGCGATGTACCCGGCAACCTGCCAGACCCTTACTACT GGTGGGAGGCGGGCGCCCTATTCGGAACTATGATCGACTACTGGTGGCTCACGGGCGACTCGTCCTAcaacgacatcaccaagcaaGCACTGGTCCATCAAGCCGGTGATACCAACGACTACATGCCCGAGAACCAGACCTTGACCGAGGGAAACGATGACCAGGGCTTCTGGGCTATGGCCGTCATGTCCGCCGCCGAGCACAAGTTCCCCGACCCTCCGGATGACAAGCCCGGATGGCTTGCCCTCACCCAGGCCGTCTTCAACGAATACGTCAGCCGCTGGGACTCGAAGCACTGCTCCGGCGGCCTGCGATGGCAGATCTTTACCTTCAACACAGGCTACGACTACAAGaactccatctccaacgggtgcttcttcaacatcgcCGCGAGACTGGCTCGCTACACCGGCAACGACACGTACGCCGAGTGGGCAGAGAAGATCTGGGACtgggaggtcaaggccgggCTCATAACCGACGAGCTACAGGTGTTTGACGGCGTGACCATCGGGGAAACGAACTGCAGCAGTACCGACACGAACCAGTGGACTTACAACGCCGGCATCTACATGCACGGCGCAGCTGTCCTGTACAACATCACCGAGAGCGACACTTGGAAGAAGCGTGTCGACGGTATCCTaaccaacatcaacaagaaaTTCGTCaagaataatattatttacGAGCAGTTCTGCGAGCCCAGCAAGCAGTGCAACCAGGATCAGCAGAACTTCAAGGGGTTCCTCGCACGCTGGATGGCCGCCACCACGCAGATGGCGCCTCACACCTACGACTCGGTCGCCAAGCTTCTGCTATCGAGCGCCAAGTCAGCAGTGGGAGTCTGCAACGGATCACCAGCGACGGGTTACAGAGGCCCCGCCGGCACGGCGTGCGGCTTCTCATGGCTCACAGGTACCTACGACGGCACGGTCGGCGTGGGTCCACAGATGAGCGCCCTGTCCATCTTCATGTACACGCTCGTCGACAAAGTGAGCAGCCCAGTCacgaagaagacgggaggAACCTCAAAGGGCGACCCGAACGCTGGAGACACGACGACGGGAGACAGAGACGGCAAGAAGACGTATagcgccatcaccatgacgGACAAGGCGGGGGCGGGAATAATAACGTTCCTCATTGCAGCGGGTGTTATCTGCGGTACTGCTTTTACCGTgatttaa
- a CDS encoding Small nuclear ribonucleoprotein Sm D2: protein MSDPKIQELLTKPRSELTEYEIAQLEEHEFSAGPLSILQTAVRSHVQVLISIRNNRKLLARVKAFDRHCNMVLENVKEMWTETPRLANGKKGRPVNKDRFISKMFLRGDSVILVLLS, encoded by the exons ATGTCGGACCCCAAGATTCA GGAGCTTCTCACCAAGCCGCGCTCAGAACTCAC AGAGTACGAGATTGCCCAGCTCGAGGAGCACGAGTTCTCCGCCGGCCccctctccatcctccagaCCGCCGTGCGCTCGCACGTCCAGGTGCTCATCTCGATCCGCAACAACCGCAAGCTCCTGGCGCGTGTCAAGGCCTTTGACCGACACTGCAACATGGTTCTCGAGAACGTGAAGGAGATGTGGACAGAAACGCCCCGGTTAGCAAACGGAAAGAAGGGTCGACCAGTGAACAAGGATCGGTTCATCAGCAAGAT GTTCTTGCGAGGCGATAGTGTTATCTTGGTGCTCCTAAGCTAA
- a CDS encoding ECH-2 domain-containing protein, with protein MSFRTFAVRAGAAVNAASYQSSTRSGFNMVQQAKVLSSSLGARQLSTEATSIKELRDDEPNDVVFESKYGLRTVMLNRPKKLNSLNASMIRKIVPRLVEWEKSDLANVVVMKGAGEKSLCAGGDVAALAHLNQQEDGWKKSAEYFALEYKLDHYIATYQKPYIAFMDGITMGGGVGLSAHAPFRIATEKTVFAMPETTIGFFPDVGASFFLPRMNGSVGTYLALTSDRLTGPNVFYSGIATHYLHSTSLPDLEARLAELRFRDSDDLPARLALINETLEEFCTGLPYDQPMALSGEIRRAIDRCFNKNTISDIIAALESERGATEEWAQKQIKTLHKRSPTAVHVALRQMRVGGEWDIAETFKKEHQISTKFMQHPDFTEGVTALLIRKETPKWQPESLEDIATKDNVTKPFFEFDPKSDIELFTDRTYSEYPHQSLGVPTEKEIRKVLSDGSYSQEELANIVIASRRGRQGISEVVKEIIARKTDVDARGKARWLADESTPGSKL; from the exons ATGTCCTTCCGAACTTTTGCTGTCCGAGCTGGTGCGGCTGTCAATGCTGCAAGCTATCAAAGCTCAACAAGAAGTGGTTTCAACATGGTTCAGCAAGCAAAggtcttgagctcctctCTCGGGGCTCGACAG CTATCTACCGAGGCGACCTCGATCAAGGAGCTGCGCGACGATGAACCCAACGATGTCGTTTTCGAGAGCAAGTATGGTCTGCGCACCGTCATGCTCAACcgacccaagaagctcaactcTCTCAATGCTTCCATGATCCGCAAGATTGTTCCCAGGCTGGTGGAGTGGGAAAAGTCCGACCTGGCCAACGTTGTCGTCATGAAGGGTGCTGGTGAAAAGTCTCTGTGCGCTGGAGGTGATGTCGCTGCCCTCGCCCACTTGAACCAGCAAGAGGACGGATGGAAGAAGTCGGCCGAGTACTTTGCCCTCGAATACAAGCTCGACCACTACATTGCGACATATCAGAAGCCCTACATTGCCTTCATGGACGGTATCACTatgggtggtggtgttggtctCAGCGCCCATGCTCCATTCCGGATTGCGACCGAGAAGACTGTCTTTGCCATGCCCGAGACCACcatcggcttcttccccGATGTTGGcgcttccttcttcctcccccgAATGAACGGATCTGTCGGAACCTACCTGGCGCTGACCAGTGACCGACTCACTGGTCCCAATGTCTTCTACTCGGGCATTGCCACCCACTACCTCCACTCCACCAGCCTGCCCGACCTGGAGGCTCGCCTGGCTGAGCTCCGGTTCCGAGACAGCGACGACCTGCCCGCACGACTGGCCCTCATCAACGAGACCCTGGAGGAGTTCTGCACCGGCCTCCCCTATGACCAGCCCATGGCCCTGAGCGGCGAGATTCGTCGGGCCATTGACAGATGCTTCAACAAGAACACCATCAGCGACATCATTGCTGCCTTGGAGTCCGAGCGGGGTGCGACTGAGGAGTGGGCGCAGAAGCAGATTAAGACTCTGCACAAGCGGTCACCCACCGCCGTGCACGTGGCCCTCCGCCAGATGCGCGTCGGTGGCGAGTGGGATATCGCCGAGaccttcaagaaggagcaCCAGATCTCGACCAAGTTCATGCAGCACCCTGACTTCACTGAGGGTGTGACGGCTCTGCTCATCCGCAAGGAGACACCCAAGTGGCAGCCCGAGTCCCTGGAGGATATTGCTACCAAGGACAACGTGACCAAGCCCTTCTTTGAGTTTGACCCGAAGAGCGACATCGAGCTGTTCACCGATCGGACATACTCGGAATACCCTCACCAGAGTCTCGGAGTCCCcaccgagaaggagattcGCAAGGTTCTCTCTGACGGCAGCTACAGCCAGGAGGAGCTGGCTAACATTGTCATCGCATCTCGCCGGGGTCGCCAGGGTATCTCGgaggtggtcaaggagatcatcGCCCGCAAGACCGATGTGGACGCCCGCGGCAAGGCCAGGTGGTTGGCGGATGAGTCCACGCCTGGAAGCAAATTGTAA